Proteins co-encoded in one Vibrio fortis genomic window:
- the uvrB gene encoding excinuclease ABC subunit UvrB yields the protein MSKLFDLVSDYKPSGDQPTAIAKLLDGLDSGLAHQTLLGVTGSGKTFTLANVISEAQRPAILLAPNKTLAAQLYGEMKAFFPNNAVEYFVSYYDYYQPEAYVPTTDTFIEKDASVNAHIEQMRLSATKALLERKDAIIVASVSAIYGLGDPKSYLKMMLHVCRGDVIDQRDILRRLAELQYSRNDVAFERGQFRVRGEVIDIFPAESDQDAVRIEMFDDEVDCISIFDPLTGVVKQRDLPRFTVYPKTHYVTPRETILDAIENIKEELRERAQYLKDNNKLLEEQRISQRTQFDIEMMTELGFCSGIENYSRYLSGRAEGEAPPTLFDYLPADGLLVIDESHVTVPQIGAMYKGDRSRKETLVEFGFRLPSALDNRPMKFDEFEAIAPQTIFVSATPGNYELEKSDGDIADQVVRPTGLLDPEIEVRPVATQVDDLLSEIRIRSQKDERVLVTTLTKRMAEDLTEYLTEHGVKVRYLHSDIDTVERVEIIRDLRLGEFDVLVGINLLREGLDMPEVSLVAILDADKEGFLRSERSLIQTIGRAARNLHGKAILYGDSITKSMKKAIDETERRRIKQMQYNEEQGITPQALKRNVKDIMELGDITKSKKQRQSKQVPLSKVAEDSANYATLSPQELDKAISKLEAEMYQHAQNLEFELAAQKRDEIEQMRQQFITNS from the coding sequence ATGAGTAAACTCTTTGACTTGGTTTCTGACTATAAACCCTCAGGTGACCAACCGACCGCCATTGCAAAGCTGTTAGATGGTTTAGATTCTGGGTTAGCGCACCAGACGCTGCTAGGGGTTACTGGATCGGGGAAAACCTTTACCTTAGCGAATGTCATTTCCGAGGCTCAACGCCCAGCTATCTTACTTGCACCAAACAAAACGCTGGCCGCTCAGCTTTATGGTGAGATGAAAGCCTTTTTCCCAAACAATGCAGTTGAGTATTTCGTTTCTTACTATGATTACTATCAGCCGGAAGCGTATGTCCCGACCACGGATACTTTCATTGAAAAAGACGCTTCGGTTAACGCACATATCGAGCAGATGCGTCTTTCTGCCACCAAAGCCCTGCTTGAACGCAAAGATGCCATCATCGTAGCGTCAGTATCGGCGATTTATGGTCTGGGTGATCCTAAGTCTTACCTCAAGATGATGCTTCATGTGTGTCGTGGTGATGTGATTGACCAAAGAGACATTCTGCGACGTCTCGCTGAGCTTCAGTATTCAAGAAATGATGTTGCTTTTGAACGCGGCCAGTTTCGCGTGCGCGGCGAAGTCATCGATATCTTCCCTGCTGAATCTGATCAAGATGCCGTTAGAATCGAGATGTTCGACGATGAAGTCGACTGTATTAGTATTTTTGACCCGCTGACCGGTGTCGTAAAGCAGCGCGACTTGCCAAGGTTTACGGTTTATCCGAAAACGCACTATGTGACACCTCGCGAAACCATATTAGATGCGATCGAGAACATTAAAGAAGAGCTGCGCGAGCGAGCACAGTACCTTAAAGACAATAATAAACTGTTGGAAGAACAACGCATTTCACAACGTACACAGTTTGATATTGAAATGATGACTGAGCTGGGTTTCTGTTCAGGTATCGAGAACTATTCCCGTTATTTAAGTGGTCGTGCAGAAGGAGAAGCTCCGCCTACCTTATTTGATTACCTGCCTGCCGACGGTCTTTTGGTTATCGATGAGTCGCACGTAACCGTACCGCAAATTGGCGCTATGTATAAAGGCGACCGTTCACGTAAAGAAACGCTGGTGGAGTTTGGTTTCCGTTTGCCGTCTGCACTGGACAACCGACCAATGAAGTTTGATGAGTTTGAGGCGATTGCGCCACAGACTATTTTTGTCTCGGCAACACCGGGTAACTATGAACTCGAAAAGTCTGACGGCGATATTGCTGATCAAGTGGTTCGTCCTACTGGCTTGCTCGATCCTGAGATTGAAGTGCGTCCTGTTGCAACTCAAGTCGATGATCTTCTGTCTGAGATCCGTATTCGCTCACAGAAAGACGAGCGTGTGTTGGTGACAACGCTGACCAAGCGTATGGCAGAAGACCTTACTGAATATCTGACAGAACATGGTGTGAAAGTTCGTTACTTACACTCTGATATAGATACGGTGGAGCGTGTTGAGATCATCCGAGATTTGAGACTGGGTGAGTTTGATGTTTTAGTCGGAATCAACTTGCTCCGAGAAGGTTTGGATATGCCTGAGGTGTCGCTGGTGGCGATCCTTGATGCGGATAAAGAGGGCTTCTTGCGTTCTGAACGCTCTCTGATTCAGACCATTGGTCGTGCGGCACGTAACTTACATGGTAAGGCGATTCTGTACGGTGACTCGATCACTAAATCGATGAAAAAGGCGATTGATGAGACTGAGCGTCGCCGCATTAAACAGATGCAATACAATGAAGAGCAGGGTATTACGCCGCAAGCATTAAAGCGTAATGTTAAAGATATCATGGAGCTTGGCGACATCACTAAGTCGAAGAAACAGCGCCAATCTAAGCAGGTACCTCTGTCTAAAGTGGCTGAGGATTCGGCCAACTACGCAACGCTAAGTCCACAAGAGCTCGATAAAGCGATCAGCAAACTAGAAGCTGAGATGTATCAACATGCCCAAAACCTCGAGTTTGAGCTTGCAGCACAGAAGCGTGATGAGATTGAACAAATGAGGCAGCAATTCATCACAAATAGCTAA
- the rsxA gene encoding electron transport complex subunit RsxA — MTEYLLLLVGTVLVNNFVLVKFLGLCPFMGVSKKLETAIGMGLATTFVLTLASVCSYLVENYILAPLGIEYLRTMSFILVIAVVVQFTEMVVHKTSPTLYRLLGIFLPLITTNCAVLGVALLNINENHNFIQSIVYGFGASIGFSLVLILFAAMRERITVADVPMPFKGASIAMITAGLMSLAFMGFTGLVK, encoded by the coding sequence ATGACCGAATACCTTTTGTTGTTGGTTGGCACTGTGCTGGTCAACAACTTTGTGCTAGTTAAATTTTTAGGGCTGTGTCCTTTCATGGGCGTTTCCAAAAAACTGGAGACGGCGATCGGTATGGGCCTTGCTACGACGTTTGTGTTAACACTTGCGTCGGTTTGCTCGTACCTTGTAGAAAACTACATCCTTGCACCACTGGGCATTGAATATTTAAGAACCATGAGCTTCATCTTAGTGATCGCTGTAGTGGTTCAATTCACTGAAATGGTTGTCCACAAAACCAGCCCAACGCTATACAGACTTCTCGGTATCTTCCTACCGTTGATCACGACCAACTGTGCTGTATTAGGTGTGGCACTTCTCAACATCAATGAGAATCACAACTTTATTCAATCGATCGTTTACGGTTTCGGAGCATCGATTGGTTTCTCTCTGGTACTGATCCTATTTGCCGCTATGCGTGAGCGTATTACCGTGGCCGATGTGCCAATGCCATTCAAAGGCGCGTCTATTGCAATGATCACTGCAGGCCTAATGTCATTGGCATTCATGGGCTTTACAGGATTGGTGAAGTAA
- the rsxB gene encoding electron transport complex subunit RsxB: MSTILIAIIALAILAAVFGAILGFASIRFKVEADPIVDQIDTILPQTQCGQCGYPGCRPYAEAIANGDNINKCPPGGQATIEKLADLMGVEVEDSAHDLDNKVKTVAFIHEDMCIGCTKCIQACPVDAIVGGTKALHTVIKDECTGCDLCVAPCPTDCIEMIPVATTTENWKWQMNMIPVTDITNQAADADKQA, translated from the coding sequence ATGAGTACCATTCTAATTGCAATTATTGCCTTAGCTATATTGGCTGCTGTATTCGGCGCTATTCTTGGCTTCGCCTCTATTCGATTTAAAGTTGAGGCTGACCCGATCGTTGATCAAATCGACACTATTCTGCCTCAAACCCAATGTGGTCAATGTGGTTACCCCGGCTGTAGACCGTATGCCGAAGCGATTGCTAACGGCGATAACATCAACAAGTGTCCTCCAGGCGGCCAAGCTACAATCGAAAAGCTCGCCGACTTAATGGGCGTAGAAGTTGAAGATTCAGCACACGACTTAGACAACAAAGTTAAGACCGTTGCGTTTATTCATGAAGATATGTGTATCGGCTGTACTAAGTGTATTCAGGCGTGCCCAGTCGACGCAATTGTTGGCGGAACAAAAGCCCTTCACACGGTGATCAAAGATGAGTGTACTGGATGTGATCTTTGTGTGGCTCCTTGCCCTACAGACTGTATAGAAATGATTCCAGTCGCGACAACAACTGAAAATTGGAAATGGCAGATGAATATGATTCCGGTTACTGATATTACTAACCAAGCTGCAGACGCAGATAAACAGGCGTAG
- the rsxC gene encoding electron transport complex subunit RsxC, which yields MNSLIEQIRTGSVWTFPGGVHPAENKKQSNGLAIAHAAIPQEIVLPVKQHIGKAGNLLVAVGDSVLKGQQLTALDTGFTLPVHAPTSGSVVAIEPRTTAHPSGLSELSIVIKPDGQDQWIERQGTEDYTQKTSDELLDIIRQAGISGMGGAGFPTAKKLQSGLGRTEILIVNAAECEPYITSDDKLLQEHADEVLKGIEVVEHLLQPKLTVIGIEDNKPEAIKALEIAAKDKDIVIRVIPTKYPSGGEKQLIKILTNKEVPAGGIPADIGVLVQNVGSLYSIKRAVIDGEPVVNRVVTLTGKTFKQPRNVWALLGTPISALLAEFGYKADKKLPRLILGGPMMGFTLPHENVPITKTSNCILAPTRREISPNSYEMECIRCSQCAEACPASLLPQQLQWHAKANELDKCEELNIKDCIECGACAFVCPSEIPLVQYYRQAKAEIKTRRDEAAAAERAKQRFEEKNARMERDKAERENRFKKAADNRRKEMKTSDGDDAIAAAIARVKAQKAAANTTSKEPAVKPAVAAAIAKAKAKQAAAQQGNSAEPDNSEMSKLREERKKLARERKAQQANAENQTSGEDKKDAVAAAIARAKAKKAQQAETNSDTSSDNKKDAVAAAIARAKAKKAQQAEPQVEAAETESTDESVDPKKAAVAAAIARAKAKKAQQAESKVEEAETESTDVSVDPKKAAVAAAIARAKAKKAQQAESQVEEAESTDASVDPKKAAIAAAIARAKAKKAQQAEPQVEAAETESTDESVDPKKAAVAAAIARAKAKKAQQAESQVEEAEAESTEESVDPKKAAVAAAIARAKAKKAQQAESQVEEAEAESTEESVDPKKAAVAAAIARAKAKKAQQAESQVEEAEAESTEESVDPKKAAVAAAIARAKAKKAQQAESQVEEAEAESTEESVDPKKAAVAAAIARAKAKKAQQAQSKVEEAEAESTDEVVDPKKAAVAAAIARAKARKAQQEQNKKNIEEKE from the coding sequence ATGAACTCATTAATTGAACAAATTCGTACCGGCTCAGTTTGGACATTTCCTGGTGGCGTGCACCCAGCAGAGAACAAAAAGCAGTCTAACGGTCTAGCTATCGCTCATGCTGCGATCCCGCAAGAGATTGTCCTGCCTGTAAAACAGCACATTGGTAAAGCGGGTAATCTACTTGTCGCCGTTGGCGATAGTGTATTAAAAGGGCAACAACTTACAGCTCTTGATACAGGCTTCACCCTACCTGTTCATGCTCCAACATCAGGTAGTGTTGTTGCGATCGAACCAAGAACGACAGCTCACCCTTCTGGCTTGTCAGAACTGAGCATCGTCATCAAACCCGATGGCCAAGATCAATGGATCGAGCGCCAAGGCACTGAAGATTACACTCAAAAAACCTCAGATGAACTGCTTGATATTATTCGTCAAGCGGGCATTTCAGGTATGGGCGGCGCAGGCTTCCCTACAGCTAAAAAACTGCAATCTGGCCTAGGTCGTACAGAAATTCTGATCGTTAACGCGGCAGAGTGTGAACCTTACATCACCTCAGATGACAAGCTACTTCAAGAGCATGCAGACGAAGTGCTAAAAGGTATCGAAGTTGTTGAGCATCTATTGCAGCCAAAACTGACTGTCATTGGTATCGAAGACAACAAGCCTGAAGCGATCAAAGCTCTAGAGATCGCAGCGAAGGACAAAGATATTGTTATTCGCGTGATCCCAACCAAATACCCATCGGGTGGTGAAAAGCAGCTGATTAAGATCCTGACAAATAAAGAAGTACCCGCTGGCGGCATTCCTGCCGATATTGGTGTGTTAGTCCAAAACGTCGGATCACTGTACTCGATCAAACGCGCGGTGATTGATGGCGAGCCTGTTGTGAATCGTGTTGTTACGCTGACAGGTAAAACGTTTAAGCAACCACGTAACGTATGGGCGTTACTTGGTACTCCGATTAGCGCACTGCTTGCTGAGTTCGGCTACAAAGCCGATAAGAAATTACCAAGGCTCATTCTGGGTGGTCCTATGATGGGCTTCACCCTGCCACATGAAAATGTGCCAATCACTAAAACGTCGAACTGTATTCTAGCGCCGACACGCCGCGAGATTTCTCCAAATAGCTATGAAATGGAATGTATCCGTTGTAGTCAATGTGCAGAAGCTTGCCCTGCGTCTCTATTGCCACAGCAACTGCAATGGCACGCTAAAGCGAACGAGCTCGATAAATGTGAAGAACTGAATATCAAAGACTGTATTGAATGTGGTGCTTGTGCATTTGTGTGCCCAAGTGAGATCCCGCTAGTTCAGTACTATCGTCAAGCAAAAGCTGAAATCAAGACTCGTCGCGATGAAGCTGCTGCTGCTGAACGAGCCAAACAACGCTTTGAAGAAAAGAACGCTCGTATGGAGCGTGATAAAGCTGAGCGTGAAAATCGCTTTAAGAAAGCCGCTGACAACCGCCGGAAAGAGATGAAAACATCTGACGGTGACGATGCCATCGCTGCTGCTATCGCAAGGGTTAAAGCACAGAAAGCGGCTGCGAATACCACCAGCAAAGAACCCGCAGTGAAACCAGCGGTTGCAGCAGCTATCGCCAAAGCAAAAGCGAAACAAGCCGCTGCCCAGCAAGGTAACAGTGCTGAACCAGATAATTCTGAAATGTCGAAGCTACGTGAAGAGCGTAAGAAGCTTGCAAGAGAGCGTAAAGCTCAACAAGCCAATGCGGAAAACCAAACGTCAGGCGAAGATAAAAAAGATGCAGTCGCTGCTGCTATTGCTCGTGCCAAAGCGAAAAAGGCACAACAGGCTGAGACAAACTCAGACACAAGCAGTGACAATAAGAAAGATGCCGTTGCGGCTGCAATAGCACGCGCTAAAGCGAAAAAGGCTCAGCAAGCCGAACCACAAGTGGAAGCTGCGGAAACAGAATCAACAGACGAAAGCGTTGATCCTAAGAAAGCCGCTGTCGCTGCGGCCATTGCTCGCGCAAAAGCGAAAAAGGCTCAGCAAGCTGAGTCGAAAGTTGAAGAAGCTGAAACAGAATCAACAGACGTAAGCGTTGATCCTAAGAAAGCTGCTGTCGCTGCTGCCATTGCTCGCGCTAAAGCGAAGAAGGCTCAGCAAGCCGAGTCGCAAGTTGAAGAAGCTGAATCAACAGACGCAAGCGTTGATCCTAAGAAAGCCGCTATCGCTGCCGCCATTGCTCGCGCTAAAGCGAAAAAGGCTCAGCAAGCCGAACCACAAGTGGAAGCTGCGGAAACTGAATCAACCGACGAAAGCGTTGACCCGAAGAAAGCTGCTGTCGCTGCTGCCATTGCTCGCGCCAAAGCAAAGAAGGCTCAACAAGCCGAATCACAAGTGGAAGAAGCAGAAGCTGAATCAACTGAAGAAAGCGTTGACCCGAAGAAAGCCGCTGTCGCTGCTGCTATTGCTCGCGCTAAAGCGAAAAAGGCTCAGCAAGCCGAGTCACAAGTTGAAGAAGCAGAAGCTGAATCAACCGAAGAAAGCGTTGACCCGAAGAAAGCTGCTGTCGCTGCTGCCATTGCTCGCGCTAAAGCGAAAAAGGCTCAGCAAGCCGAGTCACAAGTTGAAGAAGCAGAAGCTGAATCAACCGAAGAAAGCGTTGACCCGAAAAAAGCCGCTGTCGCTGCTGCTATTGCTCGCGCTAAAGCGAAAAAGGCTCAGCAAGCCGAGTCACAAGTTGAAGAAGCAGAAGCTGAATCAACCGAAGAAAGCGTTGACCCGAAAAAAGCCGCTGTCGCTGCTGCCATTGCTCGCGCTAAAGCAAAGAAGGCTCAGCAAGCTCAATCAAAAGTTGAAGAAGCAGAAGCTGAATCAACCGACGAAGTGGTCGATCCGAAGAAAGCTGCTGTCGCTGCCGCTATTGCACGCGCGAAAGCGAGAAAAGCTCAGCAAGAGCAGAATAAAAAGAATATTGAGGAGAAAGAGTAG
- the rsxD gene encoding electron transport complex subunit RsxD has product MAFFIASSPHAHSRRSTPDLMKWVAIAALPGLLAQTYFFGWGTIIQLVLAILLAVTFEAGVMLLRKRPPVMALRDYSAVVTAWLLSVAIPPHSPWWLMVIGLFFAIVIAKHLYGGLGQNPFNPAMVAYVVLLISFPVQMTSWNAPISLSAEPASFVDSFLMIFTGFNNEGLSLQQARIGIDGTTMATPLDAFKTALAAGNTASEALSQPQFSWLAGIGWEWVNIAYLLGGLVLIKQRVIQWYIPVSFLASLTLFSLVFSVLTPGETASPMVHLLSGATMLGAFFIATDPVSASTTVKGRLVFGAMIGGLVFIIRSWGGFPDGVAFAVLLANMCVPLIDYYTKPRTYGH; this is encoded by the coding sequence GTGGCCTTTTTTATTGCCAGCTCACCGCATGCGCATAGCCGCAGAAGCACACCAGATTTAATGAAATGGGTGGCGATTGCGGCATTACCTGGATTACTGGCTCAAACCTACTTCTTTGGTTGGGGCACAATTATTCAGCTAGTATTGGCTATTTTACTCGCCGTTACTTTTGAAGCGGGTGTCATGCTACTGCGTAAACGTCCACCTGTTATGGCTTTGCGTGACTACAGCGCCGTCGTAACAGCTTGGTTGCTGAGTGTTGCGATCCCGCCACACTCTCCGTGGTGGTTAATGGTTATCGGCCTGTTCTTTGCCATTGTTATTGCTAAGCACCTTTATGGCGGATTGGGGCAAAACCCATTTAACCCAGCCATGGTCGCCTACGTAGTGTTGCTGATTTCATTCCCAGTACAAATGACCAGCTGGAATGCGCCAATCAGTTTGAGTGCAGAGCCAGCAAGTTTTGTTGATTCGTTCTTGATGATCTTTACTGGCTTCAACAATGAAGGCCTATCATTGCAGCAAGCCCGTATCGGTATCGATGGCACGACAATGGCAACGCCACTGGATGCCTTTAAGACAGCATTAGCTGCAGGTAACACAGCATCTGAAGCCCTTTCACAGCCCCAGTTTAGTTGGCTAGCAGGCATCGGTTGGGAGTGGGTAAACATTGCTTACCTGTTAGGTGGCCTAGTGCTTATTAAACAACGAGTGATTCAGTGGTATATCCCTGTTTCATTCTTAGCAAGTTTGACACTATTTAGCCTGGTATTCAGTGTCCTGACTCCTGGTGAGACAGCCTCGCCAATGGTTCACCTACTTTCAGGTGCGACGATGTTAGGCGCATTTTTCATTGCAACGGATCCTGTTTCAGCCTCTACCACGGTTAAAGGTAGACTGGTGTTTGGTGCCATGATTGGTGGTTTAGTTTTCATCATTCGTAGCTGGGGTGGTTTCCCAGATGGTGTCGCGTTCGCAGTATTGCTAGCAAACATGTGCGTTCCTTTGATCGACTACTACACCAAACCTCGTACATACGGCCATTAA
- the rsxG gene encoding electron transport complex subunit RsxG has protein sequence MLNAIRKNGLTLAIFACASTGLVAVTHYLTKDQIKLQEQAQLLSVLNQVIPHEKHDNELFSSCTLVESEALGSKQAMPAYIATINGEPSAIAIEAIAPDGYNGAIKVIVGLDIDGTVLGTRVLSHQETPGLGDKIDLRVTDWITSFTGKQVTEANQDKWKVRKDGGDFDQFTGATITPRAVVKAVKNAVVFVNENQQALLSQPKNCGGA, from the coding sequence ATGCTAAATGCGATTAGAAAAAATGGTCTAACCCTAGCAATATTTGCCTGTGCGTCTACTGGCTTAGTGGCGGTGACTCACTATCTAACGAAAGACCAAATCAAACTTCAAGAACAAGCTCAACTGCTGTCTGTTTTGAATCAAGTGATTCCACACGAGAAGCATGACAATGAACTGTTTTCTTCTTGTACCCTAGTAGAATCAGAGGCACTTGGTAGCAAACAAGCCATGCCTGCTTACATTGCAACCATCAATGGTGAACCTAGTGCTATTGCGATTGAAGCGATTGCACCCGATGGCTACAACGGTGCGATTAAAGTGATCGTGGGTCTCGATATCGATGGTACGGTGCTGGGTACTCGTGTGCTTTCACATCAAGAAACGCCAGGGCTTGGTGATAAAATCGACCTCCGCGTTACCGACTGGATCACTTCGTTTACTGGTAAGCAAGTGACAGAAGCGAATCAAGACAAATGGAAAGTGCGCAAAGATGGCGGTGACTTCGACCAGTTCACTGGAGCAACCATCACACCAAGAGCTGTTGTCAAAGCGGTCAAAAATGCCGTCGTTTTCGTTAATGAAAACCAACAGGCACTGTTGTCTCAGCCTAAAAATTGTGGAGGAGCGTAA
- a CDS encoding electron transport complex subunit E has translation MSEHKTLIKNGMWANNPALVQLLGLCPLLAVSSTVTNALGLGIATLLVLVGSNVCVSLVRNHVPKEVRIPVFVMIIASLVTCVQLLMNAYAYGLYLSLGIFIPLIVTNCIIIGRAEAFASKNTVLPAAQDGFWMGMGMTAVLVVLGAMREIIGNGTLFDGADLLLGDWASALRIEIFQFDNSFLLALLPPGAFIGVGFLIALKNLIDHQAKARQPKQEKPTIERARVTNV, from the coding sequence ATGAGTGAACATAAAACGCTAATCAAAAATGGTATGTGGGCAAACAACCCTGCCCTTGTACAGCTACTTGGTCTTTGCCCGTTACTTGCGGTTTCGTCAACGGTTACGAATGCGCTAGGTTTAGGCATTGCAACACTACTCGTTCTGGTAGGCTCAAATGTCTGCGTCTCTTTGGTTCGTAATCACGTTCCAAAAGAGGTACGTATTCCCGTGTTCGTGATGATCATTGCATCGTTGGTAACTTGCGTTCAACTACTAATGAATGCTTACGCATACGGCTTGTACTTATCGCTAGGTATCTTCATTCCGCTTATCGTAACCAACTGTATCATCATCGGCCGCGCTGAAGCCTTTGCTTCAAAAAACACGGTACTTCCAGCGGCACAAGATGGCTTCTGGATGGGCATGGGCATGACCGCGGTTTTGGTCGTGTTGGGTGCGATGCGTGAAATCATCGGTAACGGTACCCTATTTGACGGTGCAGACCTTCTGCTAGGTGATTGGGCGTCCGCATTAAGAATTGAAATATTCCAATTCGACAATAGCTTTCTGCTCGCCTTGCTACCACCGGGCGCCTTCATTGGTGTCGGTTTCTTGATTGCATTGAAAAACCTAATCGACCATCAAGCAAAGGCGAGACAGCCGAAGCAAGAAAAACCAACTATCGAACGTGCGCGTGTCACTAACGTGTAG
- the nth gene encoding endonuclease III, with product MNNVKRVQILERLRENNPNPQTELNWSSPFELLIAVLLSAQATDVSVNKATDKLYPVANTPQAIYDLGVEGLKEYIKTIGLFNSKAENTIKTCRMLLDLHNGEVPEDRAALEALPGVGRKTANVVLNTAFGWPTIAVDTHIYRVSNRTKFAMGKTVDDVEAKLLKVVPKEFKLDVHHWLILHGRYTCVARKPRCGSCIIEDLCEFKEKTEV from the coding sequence ATGAATAATGTCAAACGCGTTCAGATCTTAGAGCGTTTAAGGGAAAACAACCCTAACCCTCAAACGGAGCTTAATTGGAGTTCGCCATTTGAGCTGTTAATCGCTGTTTTACTATCAGCACAAGCCACTGATGTCAGTGTAAACAAAGCAACCGACAAACTTTATCCAGTTGCTAATACACCTCAAGCTATCTATGACTTGGGTGTCGAAGGCTTGAAAGAGTACATCAAAACAATTGGCCTGTTTAACTCCAAAGCAGAGAACACCATCAAGACCTGTCGTATGCTACTTGACCTACACAACGGTGAAGTTCCTGAAGACCGTGCAGCTCTTGAAGCATTGCCGGGTGTCGGACGAAAAACAGCGAACGTGGTACTCAACACCGCTTTTGGCTGGCCAACCATTGCCGTCGATACTCACATCTATCGCGTATCTAATCGCACCAAGTTTGCTATGGGTAAAACCGTGGATGATGTTGAAGCCAAGCTGCTTAAAGTCGTACCTAAAGAGTTCAAATTAGATGTACACCACTGGCTGATCCTGCACGGTCGCTATACTTGTGTAGCGCGCAAGCCACGCTGTGGTAGCTGTATCATTGAAGACTTATGCGAATTCAAAGAGAAAACCGAAGTCTAA
- the gloA gene encoding lactoylglutathione lyase, protein MSNGRILHTMLRVGDLDRSIEFYTDVMGMNVLRRNENKEYEYTLVFVGYGDESQGSVIELTYNWGTSEYDLGNAFGHVAIGVDDIYTTCDAIKAAGGNVTREPGPVKGGSTHIAFVKDPDGYMIELIQNKQASAGLEG, encoded by the coding sequence ATGTCAAACGGCCGTATTTTACACACCATGCTGCGCGTGGGAGACCTTGACCGTTCAATCGAGTTCTACACCGACGTGATGGGTATGAATGTCCTTCGTCGTAATGAAAACAAAGAGTATGAGTACACATTGGTATTTGTGGGTTACGGTGATGAATCACAGGGTTCTGTGATTGAATTGACGTACAACTGGGGCACGTCTGAATATGATCTTGGCAACGCGTTTGGTCACGTTGCGATCGGTGTTGATGACATCTACACCACTTGTGATGCAATCAAAGCAGCAGGTGGTAATGTAACTCGTGAACCAGGCCCTGTGAAAGGAGGTTCAACTCACATTGCATTTGTTAAAGACCCAGACGGTTACATGATTGAGCTAATTCAAAACAAGCAAGCAAGTGCCGGTCTAGAAGGTTAA
- a CDS encoding DUF2753 domain-containing protein — MINEWEKHTLLADTALQLDDPIRSILHYQQALTLSERITERTDIEADERLLISVISCHNLAQFWRWAGDTDYELKYLQLASEKVLTLIPQCPNTQCSSFIDSIGCCKKALIDFMKRHPNPQIASMVEKIDTATNCEIIAKFRLN; from the coding sequence ATGATAAACGAATGGGAAAAACACACATTACTTGCCGATACTGCACTGCAACTCGACGATCCTATTCGAAGTATCCTGCATTATCAGCAAGCTCTGACTCTCAGTGAAAGAATCACCGAACGTACTGATATAGAAGCCGACGAGCGACTGCTAATCTCTGTTATCTCTTGCCATAATCTGGCGCAATTCTGGCGTTGGGCCGGCGATACAGATTATGAATTGAAGTACCTACAACTCGCTTCTGAAAAAGTGTTAACCCTTATTCCTCAATGCCCGAATACGCAATGCTCAAGTTTCATTGACTCTATCGGTTGCTGCAAAAAAGCACTCATTGACTTCATGAAGCGCCACCCTAACCCACAAATAGCGTCGATGGTCGAGAAGATCGATACAGCAACTAACTGTGAAATCATTGCTAAATTCCGCCTTAACTGA